Proteins co-encoded in one Stomoxys calcitrans chromosome 5, idStoCalc2.1, whole genome shotgun sequence genomic window:
- the LOC106091212 gene encoding lysozyme 2-like, translating into MFKFTLAILAAVLLVAPAFAEVYTRCSLAKEMYKLGVPKDQLARWTCIAQHESSYNTKAVGSLNSNGSRDYGIFQINNYYWCSPPSGAFSYDECKIKCEDFLVDSIEPAVKCAQLVLKQQGWTAWSTWKYCDGTLPSIDDCF; encoded by the coding sequence ATGTTCAAGTTCACTCTTGCTATTTTGGCCGCCGTCCTTTTGGTCGCCCCTGCCTTCGCCGAGGTCTACACTCGTTGCTCCTTGGCCAAGGAGATGTACAAATTGGGTGTACCCAAGGATCAATTGGCTCGCTGGACTTGTATTGCCCAACATGAATCCTCCTACAACACCAAGGCTGTTGGCTCCTTGAACTCTAATGGCTCTCGCGACTATGGTATCTTCCAGATCAACAACTACTACTGGTGTTCTCCTCCCTCTGGTGCCTTCTCTTACGATGAGTGCAAGATCAAGTGCGAAGATTTCTTGGTTGATAGCATTGAACCCGCTGTCAAGTGCGCCCAATTGGTATTGAAACAACAAGGCTGGACTGCCTGGTCTACCTGGAAGTACTGTGATGGTACCTTGCCCAGCATTGATGACTGCTTCTAA
- the LOC106091215 gene encoding lysozyme 2 — protein MFKLTFAVLAAVLLVAPAFAEVYTRCSLAKEMYKLGVPKNQLARWTCIAQHESSYNTKAVGSLNSNGSRDYGIFQINNYYWCSPPSGAFSYNECKIKCDDFLVDSIEPAVKCAQLVLKQQGWTAWSTWKYCDGTLPSIDDCF, from the coding sequence ATGTTCAAGCTTACTTTCGCTGTTTTGGCTGCCGTCCTTTTGGTGGCTCCCGCCTTTGCTGAGGTCTACACTCGTTGCTCCTTGGCCAAGGAGATGTACAAATTGGGTGTGCCCAAGAATCAATTGGCTCGTTGGACTTGCATTGCCCAACATGAATCCTCCTACAACACCAAGGCTGTGGGCTCTCTGAACTCTAATGGCTCCCGCGACTATGGTATCTTCCAAATCAACAACTACTACTGGTGCTCTCCTCCCTCTGGTGCCTTCTCCTACAACGAATGTAAGATCAAGTGTGACGATTTCTTGGTTGACAGCATTGAACCCGCCGTCAAGTGCGCCCAATTGGTATTGAAACAACAAGGCTGGACTGCCTGGTCCACCTGGAAGTACTGCGACGGTACCTTGCCCAGCATTGATGACTGCttttaa
- the LOC106091220 gene encoding nuclear pore complex protein Nup75, whose amino-acid sequence MEDEQTAIFGIVDPLSTRFGNTLAGKFVRGNKIAVHPFRPITSSTRDNPTEYAGKDPVHIQMLQPEFIFDDPILRSLIAEANATFVTLQALKRKGSKTDYTKISRTYRSIIRACLEKLQDAAVLADEDTAEKEMYQQYISIFYSIECVWHLSEILFLDQTPSNVVVPQLLEWVRFHFPASERMATDLLLMGRDASDSEEYWPALKGLVLQGQVDVARALLQLHPQTESAAFKMTEQILKAMPTFNVYGGFSIQKFRSQWQYWITDTERKLTANILSIEPSLEELVQLIIGDTQTWNTHIHNSDYWYEYLPGYLFYTNPACKHFELGTAANSWLDRWARMKTQQGKEPQLKHLDKVILSLMENDMHQVIHAIQLMADNQWFVTHLTDLLYNCGQLQVVGEHQMNDCIKLRDSLLYEFGSNLMTRSSLWQLGMDYLQYCSEEGVAALELCLTKIPIKTERQAIKILEICNKMGFYNAEQEICKVQAKQSLDEERYGNALEWAIRSKDTIYVTSIADFLLKHYSKTGDMLCPDIIANIGAKMFISPRLVFLVKYFDFYQFYRKRDFLPAAELLVNLLDSKITPEYFWPSLLIDTIPLLESKDPKILSKETCAILHHLESELVPLIEKKKKRLQKFPDEPVNILKDYRIENIEEIINLLRLACARNLSRAIIIENTMMG is encoded by the exons ATGGAGGATGAACAAACTGCTATCTTT ggAATTGTTGATCCTCTAAGCACCCGCTTTGGCAACACATTGGCGGGCAAATTTGTGCGAGGCAATAAAATTGCCGTCCATCCTTTTCGACCCATCACATCCAGCACACGCGATAATCCCACTGAATATGCAGGCAAAGATCCTGTGCATATTCAAATGCTACAACCCGAATTCATATTCGATGATCCCATACTGAGAAGTCTCATAGCCGAAGCGAATGCCACCTTTGTCACCCTACAGGCACTTAAGCGGAAGGGCTCCAAGACCGACTACACCAAAATTTCACGTACTTATCGCAGTATTATAAGAGCCTGTTTGGAGAAATTACAGGATGCTGCTGTTCTGGCCGATGAAGATACCGCTGAAAAGGAAATGTATCAGCAGTATATATCCATATTTTATTCCATCGAATGTGTTTGGCATCTAAGTGAAATATTGTTCTTGGATCAAACTCCTTCGAATGTGGTGGTGCCACAATTATTGGAATGGGTACGTTTTCATTTTCCCGCCTCGGAACGTATGGCCACTGATTTGCTGTTGATGGGTCGTGATGCCAGCGATAGTGAGGAGTATTGGCCTGCTTTAAAAGGTTTGGTGCTGCAAGGACAAGTGGATGTGGCACGAGCACTTTTGCAATTACATCCGCAGACGGAAAGTGCCGCATTTAAGATGACCGAGCAGATACTGAAGGCAATGCCAACATTTAAT GTATATGGTGGCTTCTCAATACAAAAATTCCGTtcccaatggcaatattggatAACCGACACCGAACGTAAGCTTACCGCCAATATTTTATCAATTGAACCTTCTTTGGAGGAACTTGTACAACTTATCATTGGCGATACTCAAACATGGAATACACATATACACAACTCCGACTATTGGTATGAGTACCTGCCGGGCTATTTATTTTATACCAATCCGGCGTGTAAACATTTTGAATTGGGAACAGCAGCCAattcatggctagatcgttggGCCCGCATGAAGACACAACAGGGAAAGGAGCCACAATTGAAACATTTGGATAAGGTTATATTGAGTTTGATGGAGAATGATATGCATCAGGTGATACATGCCATTCAACTTATGGCCGATAATCAATGGTTTGTAACACATCTAACAGATTTGCTGTACAATTGTGGGCAGCTGCAAGTGGTGGGAGAACATCAAATGAA TGACTGTATAAAACTTAGAGATTCCTTGCTTTATGAATTTGGCAGTAATCTTATGACTCGCAGTTCTTTATGGCAACTGGGCATGGATTACCTACAATACTGTTCAGAAGAAG GAGTTGCTGCCTTGGAATTGTGCTTAACAAAAATTCCCATTAAAACTGAACGCCAAGctattaaaattttagaaatctgCAATAAAATGGGTTTTTATAATGCAGAACAAGAAATCTGCAAAGTACAAGCAAAACAGTCTTTAGATGAGGAACGCTATGGCAATGCATTGGAATGGGCAATACGTTCAAAGGATACAATTTATGTAACCTCTATAGCAGATTTCCTTCTAAAG CATTATTCGAAAACTGGTGACATGCTGTGTCCGGATATTATTGCCAATATTGGTGCCAAAATGTTTATCTCACCAAGATTGGTATTCTTagtaaaatattttgatttctACCAATTCTATAGGAAACGAGATTTTCTGCCAGCCGCCGAACTGCTTGTGAACTTATTGGATTCCAAAATAACGCCAGAATA TTTTTGGCCATCACTGCTGATAGACACCATTCCCCTTTTGGAATCTAAAGACCCCAAAATTCTATCCAAAGAAACTTGTGCCATTCTTCATCATTTAGAATCCGAGCTTGTGCCGCTgattgaaaagaaaaagaaacgtTTGCAAAAGTTTCCGGAT GAACCCGTCAACATTTTAAAAGATTATCGCATTGAGAATATTGAGGAAATTATAAATCTGCTGCGCTTGGCTTGCGCCCGAAATCTATCGCGGGCGATTATAATTGAAAATACCATGATGGGTTAA